GCTGACCTTAAAACAGTACAACATTCTTTTCCCACATAATGACACCATGCCAGACATATGCAAATTAGATATTTCCTTGCTTTCTTGCTTATTACTGAACCTGTTTGTTCCGTCATTGCAAAAATCAGAGGAGAAGGCAATAGAAAATATACGGACATTACGAAATGATTTTTCTGCCCACCACCCAGATGGATGCATTGACGCTAGGACATTCTTCAGAAAATGGAATCAACTTAGTACATCAATTATGAATCTAGGAAATGGATTGTGTAGTGAAGAATCTTCGGCCCTAGCTGAAATAATAAATTGCGTCGGAGAGGATCCTATAGATATAAAGCGTGCAACTCAATATCAGAGATGAAAATGGTACTATGGACCAGTTTACTGAACATGTTAGCCTGCAGTTGGAGCGCTTATCTCTTGACGTACAAGGTTTGCTTTAACTCAATCGCCATATTACTTCACTGCACTCGAAAGCAGATTTTGTCAAATCACTAGCTACTGTTAAACCAAGTAACAGTGTCAATATAATATCAGTTTAAGCAATAATTGGTTTAGCCTTGTTTATCACTTTTGTATTCGTACGCGTATTTCAGCGTTGCACCGATGCCGAATCAGATTGTAAGAATATTTGTAAAACCACGATATcttttatttcttaaagaaacaaataaatgtaagcaCGTATTTCCTTAGTTTAATCAATCTTATTAATATTCTTAGAGAGCATGATTTATGTCCCCAAACTTGCCAGAAGAAATTTCCCTGAATAATGAATATAATTAATGTATAGACAATTACAGTCCAAACTTGATACGCAGGTATGTATCTAAGGGCATAAGCGACGTTCATAATACTGATTTGACTTTTTACAGCGTACTGGTTATGCTCCATTATCCCTCATAATAAGTTACAGTAGCCGAATACGGTAcacctttctttttcttttgcatGCATGTAATGCGACTGTGTACTATTTATACTTAAAGCTAATTATAAAGATAGTTGTCATTCTTGAAAAAGGATTTACgaatttattattatcattttaaaatgtaaaaatactgacgagataaagaaacgcctcattgaaatttggcgttatttttttcctaacgcttttaattgttgtgaaatgtagtaaatctacatgtactctgaccgacaaacacagtgaacaaaaactcgcgcgatttcattcagccatttgttcacttcatgtacctggtcatgatttcctcgtgcagtccgtgcatgtaaaccatgtggtttgattgaacgatttttgcacatgtacatgtgtaatacgacacacaagcatattttcagctattctctgaaaaaaacattagttttcgtaatgccgaggctgaattctgaagagagggctcaggttttggctatgcttgaatgtgggcgaacgcaggaacaagttgctagacgttttaacgtctctcgttcgacaattgtgcgtcttattcgacgtgttagagacacgggaacgtctatcgatagaccacgttcaggtagaccgcgtgtaacgtcaatacgacaggataattatatacgtcaaagtcatttacgtgacagatttgtgacggcgcaatctacgtcacgtatagttgtaggtaaccgtggacgtccaattagtcgacatacagtgagaaatcgactcagagaacgcggaattacctgtgcATGCTGAAAGATCAAAAGGATTTGTTGAAAGGTTGAGGTCGACTTTAGAGTCCAGCAGATAGGGGATGACAAACATAATATCTTCCGCATTTACACGTGTTAAAGATTTCTTCTCAAGTCAAAACTTAGCTCTGACTCAAGATGAACAAAGCGCTTCCCAAAGATGTGTAACATCACTCGTTCAGGACATTCAAAATGCCGGAGGTGAAGTTATAGATGTAACGGAAGGTTCCGTGCTCTTTCACATTCGATGCCATTCCGTTGTTGTGCTGTTAAGCGTATTGAACTATTTTAATAGCACAGTTTTAGAACAAAGGTTGAAGGATATAGAAGAATGTTTAACAGAGGAAACAGGAGCACAAATATACTTGTCAGCATGCATTCCAATAAAATCACTACAGGAAGCCTTTCGAAATATACGTAGGTATCTCTGTGAAAACGtggtatattttatataaaatgagaCGTTTTGATGCAATTAATACCATTTTACACTTTGAAAGGACGGTTAATGCCAAGCGGTAAAAGGATAACTCGCAATATTACTGatgtatttctttgaaaaatggtAGATGTTGCTCACTGTATACACAACATAAAGATTTCATATGTAGGGGTATGCGACAAATCGCTATGATTTAAATTTTGAGAGGGATCCGTTAGATTAAATATTAAATCTTTATATTTcagatgaaaaacaaagtaaTATGTTTACAAAAACAGTACGTTTTTCCATAAAATGTCCAGGTGCTGAAGGTGTTCTAAACGTCGTCAACTTATTCGAAGGTTCCAAAATGTCTGACAATATTTCCACATTATCGGACAGTTTATCAAGTGAAGTTGCAGGACCTGTTACGTTGAGAACATCCGTTGAATCGTATACAGTACAAGAGTATATTAAAAAAGCAAGAGATAAACAGTGTTCTATTAGTTGCTATTGTTGTATTGTTTTACTTCTGTATCATGACTACATTCTGTGAATATTTCATTGAGTATGAACCAGTTACGTAATTGATTAAATCAAACCGATAAAGCACAAAGTTAGAAATACACAAAAAATCTGATTGTTTGTGTATCAGCCGTACAATTCTGTGAACTGAAGCAGATAGCATACACAtgtaaacaacaaacaaacaacataaatGTATAAGTCTATGAGATAACTTTTGAGATATTTCCTCATAATATAGAAGATAAGCAATTTCAGGCGAATTTGAAGGTATTACGTGGTATTATTTCTCTTATcaacattcttttttaaaaaatcatgtttattcttTGGGAAGAAAGTAATGTAAGTTATTgattttatagatatatatacGGGATGACATTTATACGCAGTACAATTGATTTTTCTGCATGCCAGTTATCCTGATAAATAACGTTTCGCCGTGACTtcctgtttttcaaacattttaaactacctcaatacaatacaatatttttgATCGGCGTAGCTGTCTAAGTcaacttttgacctacttaaaGAACCAATAAAGCTGTAAATTTATAAGCCTTCAACAAATTAAAGCCAAAGGGACTGGAAATAAATGAACAGATGCATACTTTTATTTGGCTGAAATTTctataatgttttacaaatatttcgtTACATTTTAACAGAGTATTACATAAATGCTGTAGGTACTGTTTCTATTAGAGGATCACAAAACATTATTGCAGACAGGAGGTATTCACACGCGTAAAATTGGAGTTTTGCCTGAATGATGATTGTTTTTAGTACACGAATTTGTGTGTAACTATTATATATGTATCGTATAGTTTACGGTCGTGGTAAGCTCCGCTATGTCCGTAAACTCTGTAATGTACTTGCGGATTGATTTCCATTGCTTGATTAAAACTAATAGTAATAATGTAAGTGTTTGATATGGCTTTGATTCACAAAATGCCATCTTTTTGCTGGTGTATATACAAAGAAAATGTCAGAAATgcagtattaatttaaaattgcacAATATCTTTTGTAAAGCGGCATTATTGTGTCAAGAAGTAATGCACATCTTATGTAAACAACGCTTTATCTATACATCGAATCCCCATCAACGCCAAATATCTTTTTGCAAAGATAGTTCCTGTTGGCATTTATATCTCTACCTATTTTTCAGATCACTGAGGTAATAATTGAACTATATAATGCATTGTTTTAGTAATTTAAATGGTTTTAGTTAATATGTACAAAAGGTTTAGAAATAAATTCTAAACACATATTATGCTGTTTAATGATGTTTTCAGTCGATTAAagtgtttaaatgtttaatttaaggAAGCTTCTGCACGAACTGCACTaaacaataaatttgtttttctcGCACCATTGTCCAAAATACCAGTCTTAGTACTATTTTGAATAAG
This window of the Mercenaria mercenaria strain notata chromosome 5, MADL_Memer_1, whole genome shotgun sequence genome carries:
- the LOC128557294 gene encoding uncharacterized protein LOC128557294, translated to MTNIISSAFTRVKDFFSSQNLALTQDEQSASQRCVTSLVQDIQNAGGEVIDVTEGSVLFHIRCHSVVVLLSVLNYFNSTVLEQRLKDIEECLTEETGAQIYLSACIPIKSLQEAFRNIHEKQSNMFTKTVRFSIKCPGAEGVLNVVNLFEGSKMSDNISTLSDSLSSEVAGPVTLRTSVESYTVQEYIKKARDKQCSISCYCCIVLLLYHDYIL